A genomic region of Pogona vitticeps strain Pit_001003342236 chromosome 15, PviZW2.1, whole genome shotgun sequence contains the following coding sequences:
- the RTN3 gene encoding reticulon-3 isoform X1: MAEPATQSPYISSSAGGGSSEPGGREVKGAGSPQSCADSFVSSSQPVSLFSTLQAGAQETYLTHSGNQREATEKSEPRKAGKEFIDGQNQDYVYGTNESLGTKAASAGPPGPEEGSDGSRAHTCGPALQAGSPGHSNPKGDVSVNGKADLSGRDQLKELASSVESKFALLTNPQEEPAQPQSKVGYSHSSAMGDAAVEKESPESPFEVIADKLEFDKEFKEVLASSASDIGSNWVLHNEREMLTDIPEDSVCEFRAKPRSGGRIPPVPGLSRQSSGTTAALEEVSKCVREMHSFTNELLNWDLIPKDLDDKAEELVRSGVSASPPQDTSTDLTRLKAGIMEVGKAPTPHHPVTVSLHPKSRLPPEVEGKQLAVSQGAGVGKKVAVATAASVEPKPDISWSNPGLPETVDVDSSSESDDTVIEDAAAEMTFRTEKLPESDKPETETVQAEAGRALHKMAGLHPESRVPSKNAEGTLGAPDHFKAIQAKADVLQGSPPAGSKTGRELGTCRQDFVGKQSSAEGLPLSPRAVSPSLPLDKAKTVVCPEAAKAEGFMDVTKEGLKSEGNDSPEDPVETFSEAELRAARSHVAAPDFQRPPQAAQDFEQEHLTIKALKEAGRKTEMERQPSSAPGRSSLPSGRASGHYFHTIPQEPPVPAQKSALEKRPLCLEEAVDVKLAPGPAAAAFGAHGVSSKSSQGLSPEPPLPHMIKKLLAGFSVHDLIFWRDVKKTGLVFSTTLILLLSLAAFSVISVVSYLILALLSVTISFRVYKSVIQAIQKSEDGHPFKSYLDLDITLSSEAFHNYVSSAMGHVNRALKLIMRLFLVEDLVDSLKLAVVMWLMTYVGAIFNGITLLILGELLVFSVPVVYEKYKTQIDHYVGIARDQIKSIVTKIQAKVPGAVKKKPE, translated from the exons CTGGAGCTCAAGAAACATATTTAACACATTCAGGAAACCAAAGGGAAGCAACCGAAAAGTCCGAACCCcgaaaggcagggaaggagttCATCGATGGCCAAAACCAAGACTATGTCTATGGGACCAATGAAAGTCTGGGAACAAAGGCAGCCTCTGCGGGTCCTCCTGGCCCAGAAGAAGGCTCTGATGGCTCCAGAGCTCATACATGTGGTCCAGCATTGCAAGCTGGTTCCCCGGGGCATAGTAATCCTAAAGGAGATGTCTCTGTAAATGGGAAGGCTGATCTGAGTGGACGTGACCAGCTGAAAGAACTGGCTTCCAGCGTAGAGTCCAAATTTGCTTTGCTGACCAACCCGCAAGAAGAACCTGCGCAGCCTCAGTCCAAAGTTGGATATTCGCACTCCTCAGCCATGGGTGACGCTGCGGTGGAGAAAGAGTCTCCCGAATCTCCATTTGAAGTGattgctgacaaactggaatttGATAAGGAATTCAAGGAGGTCCTTGCAAGCAGCGCCAGTGACATTGGCAGCAACTGGGTCCTGCATAACGAGCGGGAGATGCTGACGGACATTCCAGAGGACAGCGTCTGTGAGTTTCGGGCCAAGCCACGGAGTGGTGGCAGAATTCCTCCTGTTCCCGGGCTCTCGCGCCAATCCTCGGGTACCACCGCTGCCCTCGAAGAGGTCTCCAAGTGTGTCCGCGAGATGCATAGCTTCACCAATGAGCTGCTCAACTGGGATCTGATCCCCAAGGATCTGGATGACAAAGCAGAAGAGTTGGTTCGCTCGGGAGTCTCAGCGTCGCCTCCCCAAGATACCAGCACTGACCTTACGCGGTTGAAGGCCGGTATCATGGAAGTGGGGAAGGCTCCCACCCCTCATCACCCGGTCACAGTCAGCCTCCACCCAAAAAGCCGGCTGCCTCCAGAGGTCGAAGGAAAGCAGCTGGCGGTCTCTCAAGGGGCAGGTGTTGGGAAGAAGGTCGCTGTGGCCACCGCTGCCTCCGTAGAGCCAAAGCCTGACATCAGTTGGTCAAATCCTGGCCTTCCCGAAACAGTTGATGTCGACAGCTCCAGCGAGTCCGATGACACCGTCATTGAGGACGCGGCGGCAGAGATGACCTTCCGAACGGAGAAGTTGCCCGAGAGTGACAAGCCAGAAACAGAAACTGTGCAGGCAGAAGCAGGAAGGGCTTTGCACAAGATGGCTGGACTCCACCCAGAAAGCAGGGTTCCTTCCAAGAACGCGGAAGGCACTTTGGGAGCCCCTGATCACTTCAAAGCGATCCAGGCCAAGGCTGATGTTCTTCAGGGGAGCCCGCCGGCTGGATCTAAGACAGGGAGGGAACTGGGTACTTGCAGGCAGGACTTTGTCGGGAAGCAATCCAGTGCCGAAGGCCTCCCTCTTTCCCCACGAGCAGTCTCCCCGTCTCTCCCTTTAGATAAGGCGAAAACGGTGGTGTGTCCAGAGGCTGCGAAGGCCGAGGGCTTCATGGACGTCACGAAGGAGGGTTTGAAATCGGAAGGGAATGATTCCCCCGAAGACCCCGTTGAAACTTTCTCAGAGGCCGAGCTCAGGGCAGCCCGGTCTCACGTGGCGGCTCCAGACTTCCAGCGGCCGCCCCAGGCAGCTCAAGACTTTGAGCAAGAGCACCTCACGATCAAGGCCCTCAAAGAAGCCGGCCGGAAGACTGAGATGGAAAGGCAGCCCTCCTCCGCTCCGGGCCGGAGCTCTCTGCCCAGCGGGAGGGCTTCTGGGCACTACTTTCATACTATTCCGCAAGAGCCTCCAGTGCCTGCTCAGAAGTCGGCCTTGGAGAAGAGGCCCCTCTGCCTAGAGGAGGCGGTGGATGTGAAGCTGGCTCCTggccctgctgctgccgccttcGGGGCGCACGGCGTTTCCAGCAAATCTTCCCAAGGGCTCTCTCCTGAGCCTCCCCTACCACACATGATCAAAAAATTACTGGCTGGATTCTCAG TGCATGACCTGATCTTCTGGCGGGATGTGAAAAAGACAGGCCTCGTCTTCAGCACGACGTTGATCTTGCTCCTCTCCTTGGCCGCCTTCAGCGTCATCAGCGTCGTCTCGTACCTCATCCTGGCACTCCTCTCGGTCACCATCAGCTTCCGAGTCTACAAGTCCGTCATCCAGGCCATACAGAAATCTGAAGATGGACATCCATTCAA GAGCTACCTGGACCTGGACATCACACTCTCCTCCGAGGCTTTCCACAACTACGTCAGCTCTGCGATGGGGCATGTGAATCGGGCTCTGAAGCTCATCATGCGCCTCTTCTTGGTGGAGGACCTGGTGGATTCCTTGAAG CTGGCAGTCGTCATGTGGCTGATGACCTACGTTGGGGCCATCTTCAACGGGATCACCCTTCTCATCCTGG GGGAATTGCTTGTTTTCAGCGTCCCGGTTGTTTATGAGAAGTACAAG ACTCAGATCGACCATTATGTTGGGATTGCCCGGGATCagatcaagtcaattgtgaccaa GATCCAAGCCAAGGTTCCTGGAGCTGTGAAGAAAAAGCCAGAGTAA